In Pyxicephalus adspersus chromosome 10, UCB_Pads_2.0, whole genome shotgun sequence, the DNA window AATAAGCAGTATATAATAAAAGCATGAAGTACAAGcagaatataataaacatataggactctgtttataaaacaaataattagacatttccttaaacattccctggtgggaatcttctaggtccatgtgtatcaatggcaataattgaatcccaccaaagaatgtttgaggaatgtcaaattctatattttataaatagagcacataAAGTAGAAGCAGTATATAACAGAAACATAAAGTATAAgtagtatataataaaaacataaagtacaaacagtatataataaaaacataaagtcgAAGCAGTATATAACAGAAATACACagtaaaagtataatttattagAAACAAGCATAAGCTAAAAGAGACGCAAAATAGCATATATTAGtattgtaaagtataaatatcaaataatagaaatagaaaaaagtaagcagcatataatgaaaacataaagtATAAGTAGTATATAGAAGAAGAGTAAGCAGCATATAACATATAAAGTATATGCGGAGTACCATAGAAGCATAAAGCATAAACATAGTGAAACAGAACTAATCCAAAGGAAAATCCAGGAACCATATACGTATACTTTATTCTCCAATAACCTCACTCAGGTCTTTTCCTGATATTCACACTAACAATTGCGAAAATTCTGTTGCATTATTGAACattgctttttgctttatttatggaTATTTGCATCTTATAGAACACAGCACAGcggtttttttttcaacttttttaaagaCAACTTTCCTGCTATCAGAATTTTTAggagattcttttttttcaatcttttcgCTTCTTTGAAATATAAATAGAGAAATGATTATTTTGGGTCTATTAGAATATCTGAATGAATGTATAGTATCTTGTTTTCTCTGTATTACATTGTGATGTGGATTGTATTGGTGGTAATATGGTGTCCTCCCTGTACAGAGGCCTGTTACTTGAAGTCCCCCCATGCGGAGGAGAAGTCGGACGAGTCGGAGAGACCCAAGCAGCGCAGCCGCAGAAAGCCCCGGGTTCTCTTCTCCCAGGCTCAGGTTTTTGAGTTGGAGAGAAGATTTAAGCAGCAGAGATACCTGTCTGCCCCAGAGAGGGAACACCTGGCCAATAGCTTGAAGCTTACCTCCACCCAGGTGAAGATCTGGTTCCAGAACAGGAGATATAAGTGCAAGAGGCAGAGGCAGGACAAGTCCCTGGAGATGGGCACCCACCATCCCCCCCCACCTAGGAGGGTGGCAGTGCCAGTGCTGGTCCGGGATGGAAAGCCCTGCATTGCAGGCAGTCAGGGTTACAACAGCGCCTACAATGTAGCTGCCAGCCCTTATACCTATAACAGTTACCCAGCCTACAGCTACAACAACAGCCCTTCCTACAACACCAACTACAGCTGCAGCTACTCTGGGATCCCCCCTATCCAGCACAACGCAGGGACTAACCCCTTTGTCAACATGGGCAACCTAAGCCAGCTGGGCAATACCACACAAGCCCAAAACCACACAGGCTCTTCAGTGCCCACCTGCCAGGGGACTTTACAAGGGATCAGAGCTTGGTAGGATTGTCAGAGGACTTCTCTATTGGACATAAGAATGTGGTCGGGCGGCAGAGGCAGCAGCCTATGGTCGCAGGATCTGGGGGGCTTTATGGCTCGGTGGTCTGTGCTGTCAGACATTGTGACACTTTGGCAATGGAAGACAGATCACCAGGAGGACATGGAGGTATTATCGCCAACTCTTATAAACTGGGTGATGCCACTGTAATAGACCCTACCCTTATTAAACCTCGTGATCACCAAAGGAGGCCTTTACCCCATTAGATCCCTGCTGACAGGGCAAATGACAGTAAGCCTGGGAATTGTCATCTTTTCTGGCATTTGTATTCTGTCTCAGGCTGGTGTCCATCCAACCGATTCAAAGGTGCTAGCTGTCAGTGTATGACCTATTTATAGCACTCTACAGCTGCTGCtggactacagatcccagcatgctGCATCCTGTACCCCACACCTAGCCGGTGAGTCTACTGGCATGGGATGAGTATTGGAAACTCATAGAGCTATGATCAGCACATTTCAGATGTCAGTAAAACTTTGAGAGGAAGAGTTCAGCCTGTGGGGAAGACACACACATGAGATTTTGATCGgatgcagatgaaaaaaaaaaaagaaatccattcattATCCAATCACATCTTTATGATCATGATAATCACACATGCTTTTATGATTTCCCTATTTTGGAACATTGTGCATTATTATCTATGCAAAAATGCACCAAtgcataaaaatatgcattaaaataaatgcaattaaagaACTCCTATCTATATTATATGAATGGATTGCTTTTTATTATCTATAAGATCAATATCTGACCAGTGTGGCCACTTTAAACCCtcaatcacccccccccccatattctcACCTCTCCCCATCTATTTAATACCAATACTGATCATTTCATCCCTTGTATATGTGTTGCTGAAAACCATATTTATCAGTGTATAAGCGCTCCCATTGCTTATTACCGCTGTTATACAGTATTTCCTCTCCTATTTCTCTATCATTAAGTGGAACAAAaactcactgtaaaaaaaaatgacaaatctttTAAACTATTATTTGTACATAGCACCTTTTACTTTTATGGGCATATTATaggaaaataaatcatttctgtaaaaaaaagaaaatacacaaatgcactaaaaactgaataaaaccaAGGTGCAATATGAAACCTCTCAGTGGTGTATCAATGATGCAGATTGTGTTTTGCTTTTCTTAGAATATTACAGATGATTAATTTAATGAATATTTGCTGGTGACCTGGGGAATATCATGATTAGACTGAATATACAATACACACAGGGGCAGGGATTGGCTGGATTTATGTGTGGGGTGTAATCACATGAAATTGGGGTTGTGGTCACTGCTGTGACTACACAATGACATACATAACACAATATTCTGATATTACTAcataatactttatattttgtaaaataaagtggtGTAACATCTGAGGAGGAAAGCCTTAGACCCCACTGAATGTTTGTGGGTTCCCAGTCTTCTTTGTCTCtcatcctctcttcttttttGGAAGTTTATTAGGATACAAATAGGACAAAAGTTGATGAGATATTAACAGCCCCCAAGTCATTTAAAGGCCAACTTTTTGAAAGTTTCATTCctctgttcttttattttcttggatAGAACCTTTTTTATTCCGTGAATgttcattcattttataaatctgtgtttatggaaaaatgtgtgaattgtaGAATTCAGCTGATTTCAGAGTGGAGTCTATGGATACGTCTACTGATTTACTAGAGAAGAATCATCAcactatataatatacaaaaattcaCTCTTATTACATAGTCATATGCAGAGGAAAGTAGGGAAAGAGGATTTATTTGTGAGTAATAAGgaaagtgaatattcacataaTTTAATGTATAATTCAATCAATCCTGTTATCTCTAAAGTAACACTTTGGTTTAACCTTTCTGGTTCTATAGTTGCCCCTCTTCCACTAATCTTTTCTTCTGTACTCcgtttctctgttttgctttctCTCTATTCACTCCTCTATATTTCTGATACTTAAAAACTTTGTGTTACAGCCCCTTTTTATTCCTATCTCTACATCTCGTTCTCATCCCTTCCTTAATAACTCTTCACActtttatctctctctctttctcactcTCACTATGCTTCTTTCTCTATCTATCACTCTTTCCTCATTTATCTCTCTCCCTTTGCTTCTATTCCCCAATCATTTTGTGTTATCACAATCCTTTCTCTCTTCCTTTGCCCCTCTTTTTTGTATTATCTTCTATCTCTTGCTCTCAACAGTACTCTCTCTTCCTGCTTCTGTTTCCCCATTTCTGGTTCCACTCCACCCAATCTCTCATTTTGTCTTACTTCACTCCTCTTTTGctcaaaatgtctttttatgtctCTCATTCCCTTGCCATTGAcccctttattttcccttttatcaCCCTCTCTCTCCATGCTCATCTCTCTCTGTCCATACTCCTCTCTCCTTACTCTTTCCTTTCTTCAATTCTTCTCCCTTATCTCTCTCATTTCCTATCACATTCACACCATCTCCACAGACTGGTTtactaaaacaataattttatctCGCCACTGGTTAGCTCAACTATCCAATCAAGTTCAGGAGAGTGAAAAATGAAAGGTCAGCAGAAACTAATTGGGAATTGGAAGCAAAACCAAATACCTCCTAGGGTTACTTTTTGAAATTACTCATAGATATGAAATGACATTGGCTTGTTTTGGCTGCTTTAGACTGATGTGTTTGATTATAGGCCTATGTGAACCCCCTTTTAATTCATCATAACCTCTCTCAGTAATGTACTCCTTTCCTAACCacttattttcttatttcttccTCATTTTACATTACTCACTTTCTGTTTCATTTATGCAACTTCTTTCTTCCCATTTAACCCACTCTTACTCTTTTCTCTCCACTACTTTCTATTTTAtgctcttctcttctttttatttcttgctgttctcttctttttatttcttgctgtTCTCTATTTTTTCCACTCTCTATTTCCCTCTCTTTTCTCATCCTCACCTCTCcttcttccactttctgtccTCTCTTTCCTTTTGCTTCTTTTTCCTCTCTTTGCCCCccttatttctctttctttctcctttctctttAACTCCCactgctttttcttgttttttcctttctcccactttctgcttttcCATTCGCAACTCCTTTTTTTCTGATCTCTTTCTGTTTTTCCCTCTTGTTTCTCTTTTgctcctctttctcttttttctccccTTTACTCCATccatttctcttcattttctcttggcttttcatctttctttttccttcccctCTCATTTATGTTTCTCTTTGTTCTTATTTCCTTTCTCACCCACTCTCTGTCCTCTCTCATTCttctctttttatcctttttcattCTCTCTCTTACTTCACCTCTTCATTTTTTCATCTCTTTCTCactctctctcctcttttttcctttcttttctttctccatcATTTTCCTCTTTCAttcctgtctttttctttttttccttctctgtcTTCCTTGCTACTTTCTCTCTTACTTTTTTTAGGCTCCTCCTCATTTCCTCTCTCTTTGcctttctcttttcctcttctcctcatttttccctcttttccccttttctctcttttcttcctcccTGTCCTCTCTCATTCCTCTGTGTCTGttcctttctccttctctctcttccttgCTTCTTCTGTTTTTCTAGTCTCCTccatgttttttctcttttcctttcttttcttctcttcatgTTCTCACTCTCTCTTGCCTCTTTTCcccttttctgtcttctttcctTTCTCCCTCCCTGTCATTCCTGTGTCTGTTCCTTTCTCCATCTCTCCCCCTGTGGCTCTCAGCTCTCCCCAGCTCCTGGTTTTGTGTGTCTCTTGTCATGTAGTAAAATGTCTTGCAGGGGCTACAAGGAAAGGGCAGAGCTGCCACACTCAGACCGATTGTTAGCGTGCCAGGGAGTGTGAATGGGGGAGAGGGAACAAGTCTCAGAGCGGCTGCAGTGAAAGGGAACGGTCAGAGCTGCTAGGAAGGTGGGAAGAATAGCTTTTTATTGGATTCAGGAACAAAAGGTGTGTGCTAGCAAGGCGAGGTCCTTAGCACTAACAAAACCCTCCAAAGAACCTAGATTGACGTTCCTCTATATCCCCCATTGATTCCCAAACCAAGGTTATTATTAAGCATTCTGGTTAACAGAGGGATGGATAATGTGTTTAGTTTGGGAGTGCAGAAAGAAGGCAGAGGGAGAGAAGGGGTGGAGGAGGCTGATTAGGGGGACATGCAATGTCCTGGCTAGTTCTTTCAGCAGGAGGCTGCCAGTCTCAATGCCAGGTCATTATTGCAACATGTCTAGCAATTTGCTGCAGTGACAGAGGGGGGAAGGGACAGGAAAGAGGCCTCCAAAAGGCCCCAAATCAGAGTATGGATCCAGCTGTTCTGGGATTTCATATCCTCTCATATCATGCAAATCCTGCCAGCAATGGGGATTATTCCAATGCTGGCTGATGGatataatatacatgtatgtgtgttcTGATCAGACAACTCACAGCTCTTTGTGTTTACCCTGGGGATGAAATGACAACAGTAGCCTTTGTTTATAGGAACTGTCCATATTCCTCTACAGCCACCAATCGGATTCTGCTATTCCTTCCTCAACTGTCCAATGGAGATCTCAATCTAAATGGGTGCTAATAGGCAATGCAGGTGTTTAATTCATAGGGGGTGATAAGGACTACAGCAAGAATTAGGCTGGGCACACACGTGCAAGGGTTCTAGTCCAAAAATCGACCCAAggcggacaagaatctggcatgtgtccatgtctgaacgaccgccctgacagatccacggacgatggacgatcgtaatggaagtgaagggaaagagagtgcagcggggtgccgctccgtcgttttcccctcttcatagagcagaatgacactgtatgtacagcacttgttcatgcatcttccagtcttttgttgttggaaaggatcgtgaaagattccttccaacaattattgcacgtgtgtatgcagccttagattCATTGAGGACTGGTCACTATGATACCCCAGGAAAAACCTCTGTATTACCAGGGGTGTAGTGCAGCGGTCACTATTatcatgccccctcttctttttgtaCGACTTTGTAATTATGTGTATTACCCACAACTTTTCTAAAACCTGTGTTGTGTTGTGCTTTTACAATAAGACATGAATCCTGTATCTGGTGACTTTGGTCTCTGGATGGTTTGATCCACTGTTCTACTTTTGTCTCAATTTTTGTAATTTGACCCAAATCAGAGACAACTAGGATGAGCCTCTAGAGATGGAAGAAGCTTGGACTCCCCTCATTTGATGGACATTATTAGGATTTCCCAGGATTTAATAGAAACAGGATTTCAATAGGAaccctttatttttattggtatggCCCACCAACTTCCTACAAATGTGTTCTCCATTGTGATCAATTGCAGTGGTGAAGTGGGGAGGTTATAGCTGGGCTCCTGGACACCCACCAGGCCCTAGATCAGTGGATGCCAACCAGTGGACCACCGGTGGAttgcgagaaaatgttggtggtccacagaaaaatttggacattatttgcaatttttatgttttattttataataaaacaaaattaatattccaataaattcttatattatGAATGACAAATTTTGCCTTTtaattgcactaaattcacgaattGCACTAGAGAccgaaaaacaagggaggcgcagcatgacgtcagtgtagtgttaagttgtatcaGGCAACCGTtgccaagccgtacgcttcagtattgtttccaccattacaacaatcacccCGCTCTGTGAATACCGATTCTCCtcctactgttttattttatttgtttatttctcagatgatcttttaggtaagtatgacctaactgtgtattttctttaactgttatatttaatggcatcaaatagtttgactttgatgcTATTATTTCCtctttggtcttagatttgaatgaaataaacccataatgtgtgagaaaaaacaaacaaatattctgcatttctttagtaataccaaacataatgcaactaatgataatagtaacaattgtAATACTTAGTAatactaagctgatcaatgaatcagagcctgcaCAGTTCTTGCctggcaccattaggaagatcattatctTACTAATGGTGTTTAAtatgtgtttatcttttttaaaaaattcataataatggtctgcgggatttaaaattatgaatttaatggtccatgaggtccgaaaggttggcaccGTTGCCCAAATATTATAGCGTAGGTTTCTTGATGGATGATCCAGCTCTTGTCAGGATCATTTAAGCAAAACAGATTGTTATGATTTGTGAAACCGGAAGCAGCAAACAGAGCAACCATCCTGATATATTAGGAAGAAAGCTAtgatagtatatatattatattatatatattgacattataCAATCAATTTAGTTGTGGTCTTTCATAATAATGTCATAGGGTATAAGATTGAATATGTAGACATTAGAGATCCCTGAGCGATTATCAAAGAATGTCTCttaacccgatgcgtttcgctgaccggcttcttcaggggatgtgcaCAGACTGTTTAAACAACAGGTACACTAAGAATTGGCGGGGAGGTGGTTAAGTTGGAACAGGTAGAGTATCCAGTGGGCTGAGAGCAGCTGAACTCACTGTGCAGGACAAAATGCTTATTGTtcatagaacccctagcaacttttggaggaaccctagagttccatgaaaccctggttgagaaacactgccctagagcaaagatgtaatatattgtagattaCCAGTCTTAGTATATTATTACCTGGTGTCACAATTATTTCTCACGCTCCCTTATTGCAAAAAAACTATGAAGCAGCAGCATAAGACAGAACTGCAGAAACCTCCCTCCTCTTTATAACAGAGGGGGTTATGTAGTTCTCAGAAACAATGTTATGTTATAATAAAAGGGGTACAGCACAGGCAGATAGCACAGAAAGTTATCAGATCCCAGCCAAGATTCACAGGTTCTTCTTCTTGCACTTAAGATATAAAATGCtttcatataattattatactaaAAAGCAGCAAGTTGAGTTATTAAGTTAATGCTATTATCACTCAGAGAATAACAAATCCCAGCTTCTGCATGATAGGACTTGTAGTTTCCCAGTAAACACAGCACTTCTATATGATTCCAGAAGATAATCAGCTGACTAGTTATAAATGGATACAATACTCAGTACAGCTAATGGCCTCCAATTACCATACTTTCTGGGTAACACAATCCGCCATTGTGTACTACATTCTACAGGGCTGCACAATGGTTTACCAGCTGAATTAGATAACAATGTCTAATAATCAGTGGGAAGTCAATGGGGATTATTTAGAGGGAATTAACTTGCTTGCTACACTTTCTATGCAGATTTCCTGAGTTTCACCTGTTTATTAACCTAAAGtgaaacaacattaaaaaatgtaaaaactgggAGCAGACAGATTCATATCTACAAGACaggtgatgacccttctgcaataaagaaagttataccttcctgtttgcaattattttctgtaatgtacattgAGCTATGCATGAGCAACTTAGCGTACACAGCTGGGTGTCTCGGCATACTCATAGTCATGGGAGTAATGTCATTCACACCTGGTGAATCAAGGTGACTGAGGATCCTGAACCCCAAagaagtcatatatatatataaaaaaaaatcagtgattaggcaggtaaatttaatttattgcagaagtaacattggacctgatttataaaagctcctcATACATGctttcacatacatacatgtatacacacatacatttatacacacatacatacacacatagatttatacatacacacacacacacatacatacatacatacacatatacatacatatatacatacatacataaacatattcatacatacatacacaagtacATACaagtatacacacacatacatacctacatacatacatacacacatgtatacacacatacatacatacatacatacacacatacaaacatacatacacacatgtatacatacataataaacatatacatacattcatacacaaGTACATAcaagtatatacacacacatacatacatacatacacacatacatacatacatacacacatgtatacatacatacatacatatacacagacatacatacacacatgtatacatacatacatacacatatacatacatacatacataaacatatacatacattcatacacaaGTACATACAAGtatacacacagacatacatacctacatacatacatacacatatacatacaatacatgtaTACACACttacatacatgtatacacatacacacatacatacatacacacatacacagtcGCTGCTCATCTCATGCAGCTCTTTGTACCTCCAGCAATTACTATACCTCATTTGTCAGGGTTTCTCATGTTTCCTAATAGAAACAAAAGTAAATCATTGTTTTGTAATAAGTGGTAAAAGGAGCAAAAATAGACTCAGAAACCTGGAGAGTAAGAAAACCCATGGCTGGATCACCAGTTAATATTTGAATGAAAGctgcacatataaatatattaacaatgATTGGCaatgacttttgaaatgacaGTCGTATTTGAGATTGTTGAAA includes these proteins:
- the NKX2-3 gene encoding homeobox protein Nkx-2.3, which gives rise to MMLPSPVTSTPFSVKDILNREPQCQQQQQPRAHLAQDLEVVDFHQASCMLAAGDRAAYTEGEDKLTYLNSIGAAEGHGEVGITTDRYVHNALRDPCNPKEEEEDEDEDSLVDPSHKACYLKSPHAEEKSDESERPKQRSRRKPRVLFSQAQVFELERRFKQQRYLSAPEREHLANSLKLTSTQVKIWFQNRRYKCKRQRQDKSLEMGTHHPPPPRRVAVPVLVRDGKPCIAGSQGYNSAYNVAASPYTYNSYPAYSYNNSPSYNTNYSCSYSGIPPIQHNAGTNPFVNMGNLSQLGNTTQAQNHTGSSVPTCQGTLQGIRAW